agctaaagtgttggagttcataaatctttgataagacaatatggggatgagggattATGCcttaagtttactaagctatccaagtatgctccttcaatggttgTCGATCCACGCGcctgaatgagtaaattcatattgggggtgtccaacttggttgctaaggaatgtcgcacGGCTATTCTTATTAAGGAGATAGATatatctcagctcatgacttttgccaaacaaattgaaggagaaaacctcaaagaaataaggataagggattctaagagggcctgaTATGAATGTGGGTTCTTCAATGCTAGGACCATTAGTAGTAATGGACACTCTCATTAAGGCCAAAGCTCGATGAAGAAGTTTTCTAAAGATAAGGTACCATACCCTAAATCTCAAGAagaaggaggtgtaaatgctagtaacccttcttttcttAAGTGTGGAAAGTGTGGAAAACATCATGGAGGTAAGTGCTTGATGGGAacgggtgcttgctatggatgtggaaagataggtcataATCTATCCGAGTTCCCTCTTATTGTCAATAAGGGTGGAGAAGGTCATTctctaggaggccaagtgcaacaaggctcccaagctcaacctaagggagGCCAATGTGATAActaattctatgctcttcatactagataagaggttgatgaggctcccgatgtggtcaaGGGTAGttatgagtctttaactttgatatttatgcattacttgatccaggtaCCAACTTGTGTTTTGTTACTCCTTtcattgctatgagatttgatgtgtgccccaagGTGTTAATATAacccttttttggtttatactcctgttggtgGTTCGGTATTAGctaagagagcttatagaaataattgaaggatttattggataagggttttataagaccgagtattttaccatgggtgctcccatgttattttttaggaagaagCATGGGTCACTCAGAATGTttatagactaccgacaattgaataaggtcaccataaagaacaaatatccaattccaaggatagatgacttatttgatcaattataaggagcaagctacttttctaagattgacctccattctgGTTAttatcaattgagggtaagggagtgtgatattccccaAATGGCTTTGCGAATGAGGTATgatcattttaaatttgtagtaatgtcgtttagtttgactaatgctccctctatattcatagatttgatgaatcatattttcaagccatatttggacatatttgtagtggtgttcattgatgatatcttgatttattctcgaaatgaggaagatcatatggtcacttaaggattgtgttgcaaacattgagagaaaaaCAATTATTCGCTAGATTTAGTAAGTgagaattttggctaagagaggttgcatttcttggccatgtggtatccggtgatgggattaaagtagattcaaagaaaatggaggcggttaagaattggactataccattatctccttcggacattagaaggtTTTTGGGCTTACctggatactacagaaggtttgttaaagggttctcatctatttcttatcctttaactaagttgacataaaagaagacaaaattccaatggtcggaagaatgtgagaaaagtttccaaatattaaatGATTGTCtcacgtcggctcctattttgacattgcccgaaggaTCAGATgagtttgttatttattgtgatgctttacgtgttggtttgggttgtgtcttgatgtaGCATGGTAAGTTTATATCCTATGCCTctcaacttaaagtgcatgagaggaactatccaacccatgatcttgaacttgcggtagttgtgtttgcattgaaaatttggtgccattatctttatggggtgcatgtgaaTATGTTTACCAACCACAGAAGCCTGCAATATATGTTTattcaaagggacttgaaccttaggcaaaggaggtggcttgaattcctaaaagactatgacatgagcgtattgtaccatccgggtaaggcaaatgttatAGCTGATACCCTTAGTtagttgtctatgggtagtgttccacatgttgaggaagataaaatggaattggttaaagaggttCATAGGTTGgacgtttaggtgtgcatttgttgattccaatgatgcaggcgttcttatacataatggtttggaatcatctcttatggaaaacattaaggccaaacaagacaatgattcaattttgaTAGAAtaaaagaagtcggttgccaaaacATCTGTTGAGGCTTTCTCgctaggagaagatggggtactatatTACCAAGGGCgtttatgtgttccaaatgttgatgggttaTGCGAGTTGAATGAGtcccatagttctcgatattcaattcatccaggatccacaagatgtatcgtgacttgaggaaagtttattggtggaatggcatgacgaaggacatagaggagtttgtggctaagtgtccaaattgtcaacaagtgaaagttgagcatcaaaggccgaGAGGTCTAgatcaagaaatcaaaattcctacatggaaataggaagatgtgaatatggactttgtcatgggtttgcatcgtactagaagacaacatgattttatttgggtcattgtggaccgaatgaccaaatcgacatattttctaccggtcaagacttcttatgctgccgaagactatgctaagttgtacatttgtgaacttgtgaaacttcatggtggtCCTTTGCCAATTATATTAGAtaaaggtactcaatttagttcatatttttgaaagtcatttcagaaaggtcttggtactaaagtcaagttaagtaccATTTTTTATCTtgaaaccgatggacaagccaaaacaataattcaaacattagaggacATGTTAAGGTCATGTGTGATtcatcttaaaggaagttgggatgaccattttccattgactgagttttcctataataatagttatcactctagcatccaaatagctccttttgaagccttgtacagGAGGAGATGTAAGTCTCTGGTGGGGTGATTTAAAGTAGGTGATATagcattgattggtccatatttggtagttgatgcaatggataaagtaaggctcataagagaaagattgaaaatggctcagagtcgtcaaaagtcctattcggacactaggaggagagagcttgaatttgatgtggataaTATGGtaaatttgaagatttcacctataaaaagggtaatgcggtttggtaagaaaggaaagttgagccctatatatataggaccctataggatattgaagccattggcaaggtagcatatgagttagacttgccacatgagttggctttggttcatccggtatttcatgtgtcaatgttaaggaagtttgtgggtgattcaaattctattgtgccaatggagaacataagtattgaagagaatttgacttatgaggatgtcccaattgagattttagactgaaaagtgaagaggttaagaaataaagacctTGCATCcctcaaagtgttatggaggaatcaacaagtcaagagtgctatgtgggaagcggaatcagacatgatgaagcgatatccgtatctctttcctttcactcgagCCTGAAAgtactaagtttttcatgatcaaatcaattaaactcgTACGTTTCCATTCCGTATGTCatttatatgcatgcatgattcatgaaaatgattttttctcaaggactatgtctttTGTGAAGTATGAAgcttacatgttctatgcatcttTGAAAGTGTCCTTATAATCATGTTGAGATGTTAGTCCTTTTttcatgtccttcctatattagttaaATCTTATTCGAGaacgaatgtttccaagggagagatattgtaacatccctcaaaatgctcataagtgccttaaaaaTGCCTTGGAATAGGCTGCTCAAGTAATTTAtcatccttaatatttttggaaaataataGTTCAAAATATCAATCATAGGGTCAAAACCTACACAAAATAGAAAGGTCCGTGACAAGTCCGGGTCGCGGACCTGACAAGGGTTTTCTGGCCGAattggatttttagtaagggcattttagactttttccaaaatGTTAGCTAATGAAACTAGACATTTTAGGacttaattcaactctataaattaacccaaacctctaattctattcattcttctacaattcacctacttaaatatttttctctctaccaAAGACTCAAGGACTAAATTGAAGGCTTCAATTAAATTCACctaagctctccatcaaaactctcaagttcttcccaATTAATTGGTTTCCTCACTttaggtatgtgagtattgattcatggattctttcatccatgaagcccaattaatttctcaaggttttctatcaaattaaagtttgatattttatgagttttatgatctctattcctattgcatgaattttgattcaaagtatgatcatgagtctattttgatataaattgatggctattgcattaaattaaagagtttttcaaTGAAtcctcctattttgatctctagggtacATGGTGAAAATGATgactattttcaattatacttcctaatgatattatctatatgaattatgtatgggctgatataaagtttatgatcatgcatgttttcaattcaattacatgatttttgaatcaattgatcatgcattcatgcctTACCTTGATTAgaagtataagttatgatcatgaatttctaagtatgaattatgagtatgtatttcaattatgatcatggactataagtatgttttgaaggatgattttcatgcaagttaggAAGTAAGGTGAATTAGGGCCATATGTGGTAAGCTAAGGCCAactaatatgaattatgcaaatatgattgtagtgataaaaggacaattctcacattagaAGTTTGTTATGATGacgagctactctatgatttcaaacctatgataatgactatgatatatgaaattatgatttctatgcaaTGCATGTATTCTGTGAGATTttacttagcatcgaatgtggACTTtaggtgggggctcgaaatatggggtccttatataaagtctgtTGTCTCATAACAATTGCAAACATGATTACAGATGAGCAAGACTAAGAGAAATTTGTAGTGTAAATTTTCTGATGTCTTGTAATAAAATGATACAAGTCTTTATATAGACTAGAAGAGATAATGGGAATCCAAAAGGCCTTCTTTTGATTGGCTGTTGCAGATTTCCTTATCTTTAGGAGGGGTCCATTGGTTGGTGGACGTCTATCTTCAGGGGTCCACTTCTTTTGTGTGGTCAAAAGCTTGTCGGGAGCTTGCTTTCTTTTCTGAATAAGTTAAATAACTTTCGGTGGGCTCATTTTGATTAAATCAAAGGATATTCCATCTCTTTTAGAGATTCATCTTTTTTTTCCATAATAATTCTGATACTTTGTATCTCTATTTGGAAGACTAATTATTCCGTGTTTTAAAACACTCAATTAGGATTTTAATCAAATAGATTTAGATAGGCCCTGGCAATTCCTTTAGGATTTAACGTGTCCCCATTGTCGTTACTTTGAGAAGAGGCTTCTTCAAGAAGCTGAAGGACTTCGTCTTCATTACTGTTTTCCAATTCTGATAAGGCCTTTTCAAGTCTTTTCTTTAGATCACTCTTTGGTGATTTATGAATAATAGAAGAACTTCTTAAAGAAGTTGATTGAGTTTCTTTAGGGGCCGGAGATCATCCTTTGATAAGGATCTCTTTGGATAAATACttaattctttcaaattcactGATTTTAAAAGTCcaacttaaaatatatgaaattcttttttgaataaaatatttacacaaTTGAATGTGTTCTGGTAAAGTAGAGATACCTTGATCAATTTGAAATTGATTgaatttttctgaaaataatTTCGGCAAAGTTTGGTGGTTTCCTCCGAAACACTGCCACCATTCATAGAACCATTTGGGATGACGGATCTGGCTAATTCAGGGCTATACTTTATAAACCACGTATGTGATGAGGGTCGTAAGTACATAAAGTTAAACCAAGCTTGTTTATAGTCCCACCAGTTGTAACTCTGGGGCCTATGTTCTCTAGAGAAATTGATGGGTGTATGTAGATGATCAACTTGCCATTCAAAAGGGgttaaaatctttttaatagTGAATTTTGAATAGGCGATGCTATCCGGATTGTTTTTATCTGCTAGTTCATGTTCTATCTCAATAGATCCAGTGTCTACTAAGATGAACTCATAGAATAATATAGTTTTAAGAGGGCTTTCAGTATCCACATAGTTCCTGTTTGTATACAGAGGTTTCAGAAGATGTTTGATTTCAAAGTTCTCGTACTCCTTATCTAGGGCCAAGATTGGGATAACCTGTAAAGAAATAagattgaatttttctttttctttagttTTGGAAGGAGAAGCGATAGGGGTTACTGCTTCAGCAAAGCTCTCAGGAGCTTTCATGGTATAACTGTCTTTGGTTTGCGTTTGGGAAAATCTCTATTTTCCTGAAGGAGAGAGGGAGCTTGGCTCTGGGGTTTGAGCAAAAGGTTTCTTCATAACAAGCATGTTTGAAGACATGCTTGGAGGTAATGGAGGGACTACGAAAGGATTTATAGGTGGTAGTTGGGCTAAAGCTGAATAACGATTGGAAGATCCTGTAATTTCAGGTCGGATGTTGAATGGTTTAGCCGTAGTAGGTTTAGCGGCCACTTCTTTCCCTTTAAAGGGTCCTTTGGCTACTGGCGCTCCTGGCCTCATGTTTTTCCCTGCAAAAATTCTCTGGTTAGAAAATCTGGGAGAGAATTATCTTCTCCCTTAAGATATTCAATCTGAAAATCAAAGCTAGATAGTAATGCCTGCCATCTGGCAAAGATTTGTTTTGAGACAAGATTTTTAACATCCTTTTGCAGGATATCTTTAGCAGATTTACAATCTACTCTAAGAaagaattatttattaataagaTCATCTTGAAACTTAGTGATACAAAGGACTATGGACAAAACTTCCTTTTTGACAgtactataatttttttgtgcAGAGTTCCAGATCCCAGATGTATATCTTACTAATTGTTCAGGTGTTTCTGGGGATCTTTTTTGTTTAAGAATCCCACCATAGCCATTATCAGAGGCGTCAGTTTCTACAATCATAAAATAACTAGGATTGGGAATTCCTAGACATGGGAGAGTTTTTAccattcttttaatattaacaACAGCAGTGATAGCCATTACCTCTACAAATAGGTTTATATGTGCCTTGATATAAATCATGACCAAGAAACctaatttttgtttgaaaaagTTTAATCTTTTTAGCACTAACTACAAGGCCATTCTTCTTAACAATGTTATAAAAAATGTTAAGATGTTTGAAATGAGAATCAATGTCCTCAGAGAAGATTAATACATCATCTATATAAACAATAGATATATGGCTGATATGGTTAAAAATAGAATTCATGacattttgaaattctgaagGGGCATTTTTTAACACAAAAGGCATTACATTCCATTCATATTGTCCAAACGGGACATTGAAAGCAGTTttgtatttatctttttcaGCAATTTGTATTTGCCAAAATCctaatttcatatcaaatttactGTAAATATTAGCCTTATAAGTTCTTTTCAAGAGATCTCTTTTGTTAGGAATTGGATACTTGATCCATTTCAAAGCTGTGTTAAGAGGTTTGTAGTTGATAACTAGTCTAGGAGATCCTCTTTCCTTTTCAGCTGCATTGTTAACATAAAAGGCTGAACAGCTCCAAGGAGATTTAGAAggtctaataattttattagccaACATagtattaatttcttttttacaaatttcCATTAATTCATGGTTCATTTGAATTAGCCTAAATTTCGTAGAAATGGCCTTTTCATTGAATCCATCAATATACGGGAGATCAATCATGTGGGATTTTCTATCCCAAAATGTATTAGGGAAATCGGAgcaaatttctttttcaaaagttttttggAGGTTGGTAATCTTAGAAACCATTCTCgggatttttaaaatttgctcaatttgcttaatttttatatcttctttaagaaaataaatctgctgagaaataagatttattttaaaggctgtttgtttatgaagaagtttactttcttcttgagaaagagttttgataAAAGGAAATGCAATTTCTTTTCCCAAGATTTTTGTCCgtatgacatcaaaatctgaaAGATATGGTTTGATTTGAGTAATAAAAGGTATTTCCAAAATAATatcttcattaattttttttgtaataacaAAATCATTAGTAAGACAAATACCATTATTGCAAATATGGGCATCAGAGAGTTTATAATTAATCAAGATATGCTCACCTGTGGCGCTGTATAATTTTGTAGTTCCCTTAGTAAGGTATTTTGTAGGTATCAATCCTTCAACAATGCAGTTTCTATCAGCACCACTGTCTAACAAGACAATTTTGTTAAGAATGAAATCATTGTTTACAacaaattttattaatatatggGAACTCTGAGGTCTTATTttagtaataatttttatacctGCGTCAGATTTACCTGCATCAGATACAATCCTGTGGGATTTTGTTTCAGAGTCAGAATCAGTT
The genomic region above belongs to Solanum dulcamara chromosome 5, daSolDulc1.2, whole genome shotgun sequence and contains:
- the LOC129890533 gene encoding uncharacterized protein LOC129890533, whose product is MGRFDSKKEEPSIDLLRGEVKILKNEIREVKARLHKIEIENLTTQLHKETTSQEKPSKAILTEETDSDSETKSHRIVSDAGKSDADSGADRNCIVEGLIPTKYLTKGTTKLYSATGKNMRPGAPVAKGPFKGKEVAAKPTTAKPFNIRPEITGSSNRYSALAQLPPINPFVVPPLPPSMSSNMLVMKKPFAQTPEPSSLSPSGK